DNA from Eucalyptus grandis isolate ANBG69807.140 chromosome 5, ASM1654582v1, whole genome shotgun sequence:
AAGCAAATGGGGAAGAAAgtgaacagtaggggtcttgtcaacctttttctttgttttcttcttttttttctttcccaatgaCCGGTCACTTCCTCgctttctccccttttcttttgacttttcttctttttccctcaaaacTGAAACTCTCTCACttgtctctctcactctcttccGAAAACCTCCCCGTTCACTTTCTGCGACtatactttttctctctttctcttccgtttgctatttttttcttGGACGAAccatgaagagaagcccccttcGCTCGGTTCTGAAGCCTCGCATTTTATAGCGAAAGTgctcaaagttgttgaagatttgcaaATATTTGCTCAACCATCCAACAGTAAAAAGGCTCCATCACacaatcgaaattttttttttaaattttgaaatgaagatatgtgttcaacaagaaaaacacttcattatttcttttgaaatctccctccacaaacccaaatgttttatttcatttattatcctccattttattatataaaaaataaaataataaaaattctaaattaggtgtcaacatgtaCCAACCAATGTTGTCTATCAGacttatgtaaataaaagtgttcggcttgaCTTATAAACCTGTCTAagtaggtgtgcatcatttCTAATTTTAGGATGGGGATATGtgattttgcttccgctatacATTTATAAATTGcgcagggaccgatctaaaagttATAAACCCCAAGGATTTATAGACCTTCAGGTCAAGTAAGAGAGAGGTAAGCGAAACGTGGCGACTTAAATGAATTGGGGGTTGTTTTGAGGGTGCCACATTGGCTGGGGTCACCGGGCCTTGGCCCGGGGTTGGCGACCCCAATCGATCGGCggcgggctcgcgagccctcgcccgccgagccaagggccgccgcccgctAGGGgtgggggaaggaggaggaggaggaggaggaggagtggaAGTGGTCGGgcgggcgaggaggaggaagaaaaaaaatggggggggaaggaggaggagggaggcagtTGGCGACGAGGGCTGGGGCTGCCGGCCCTCGGCTGGGCTCGGTGGCCttgaccgaccctcccccaccttccgacgacggcggggaggcggcagcgacaagggctcaaccctcagCCCGCCAACtaccttcctcctcctttgtttccattttttttaataaataaatataaattatattattattttgttttaaatttaatttaattaatttttatattatattaaaattcaaattatgccacaatgacatcgttttggccaatttaaggGTTCTATTTTAGCCAACAcccgaaacgacgtcgttttggtgaATTAGAGCTAactcagctctccggcgagccaccttggatagaaatattaatatttaaatgccatgtatgatttttaGCTGGCTTTGCCAAAGGTGGCACttaggtgtcccacttttcttcaaatgtgatacttaagtgtacatttcgtaagttatgacacttaagtgtccctttggatAAAGTTATGGAAGTGTCCCTTTGGAtaaagttatggcatttgtaGTGTACTTTTCTCGTTTTCTCTCTCTGACGAGtgaactttttcttctctttgttcttgttctttctgCCGCTTTATGCTTCAACATTACTaatctagaaaaagaaaaatgaagatgagcTAAGCTTTGGGCTTTTCAAAGGGGAATGGCTATGCTGGGTACATTGTTACAAAGAGAaggatgaaagagaagaaaaaaaagagctcGACTTCGAAACTTAACTCCTCTGGGATGTATTTTAGAATGCTCTAACCCTAAAGATTTATATTGCTCTCTGAACACAACCTCTTGTATGAAATTTGTCATACATTCGATTGTCAAGAAGCATTCTGGTTTACAAGATTATATTCGACCGGTTGATTTTGTATTTGCTTCCCTGCCAACATATATTATCCTTAATACTTATTATAGGTTGCCTTCAATTGATTGATTCTATTATTAGTAAAATCAGACTGATGATGAAAGAGTTATGTGAGGATAATGATGTGCTCAACTTGTGTTTCCTTTATGTTATTCGTGCTCTTAAAACATGAATTTTTCAAAGATTAAACCTTGAAAATGTGCTAAGAATCACGtcatagaaaaatcaaatcatatactCAGCATTTCATATTTTGTTGGTGCCCATAAAACATGAACATTTCAAGGATTGAAGCGAACTCAGTTGGCAAAATGTAAAGGACTTTAAgttaaaaagatttttaaaatacaaattgtgtttggtaaattgtaatctaAAAGTCCATTGTGAGATACCTTCAaataaaatagtgtttggagaagttatatttacaaaggaccttaattattacaaaaaaaccaaaaaaaaaacctaactaGTGAGGGGTAATGGTTGCCGGCAATCCAAATCTATAGCCGACGGTTGTCGTCTAAGCTTGCCGGACCTCGGCGGCCCCTGAAGACCACCGACAAGGGCCACCTAAGGTCGCCAACGACCGTTGACGGGGGTCGGGTGACCCCAGCAAAGGTCACATGACCCAAGCAAGACCTTCGCCTGAGGTCGCATGAACCACCGACAATAGTCACCTTGGTCGTCGTAACTATCGCCGACCTCTCTTTAGCCTATTGTCGACCCCCTTGCAACCTTGTGCAACTCGGACGGCCGCCCTcaacggagaagatgaacagtgaagCAGTAagggcaaaattggaaaataaaaagttagtCGAGGATAGTTTAGGAAGAAAATTTCTCACTAAACCTATTCAAATTTGCATGCCAAGAAGGCTGTAAGCCCAAGGCACCCCAAGATCAGCCTTGGGCCTTCAACCTTCAGAAAGCTAACTTTCCCCTAGTGGGGTTTGTAAAATCTTTCCCAAATACTCAATATTTGGCAAGCACATGCCATGACAAAGAAGTCTTACAACCTTGTTTTTGTGGAGCGGATGAAGCTCCTACGCTCCTCACAGTGTTCCCGTTAGTGTGCAAGGCAGAGGTTCCACGTCCATTTGTCGACCGATCATGTATCCATCATTTTTTAGAGGAGGTGGATCATGGATTCACGCGGTTTATACAAAACCTCTAGAGGATCCATTTTCGGCATCAAAAGTCCCCGCCCTTCATTCATGTCGATCTCCTCTTCTCCATCCCTTTTCCACTCGAAGCACTGAATCAACGCCCCGAGCCCTAGTTCAATCACTCTTCTTGCCATATTAGCTCCGGGGCAAGCTCTCCTTCCAGCACCAAAAGGAAGGAACTTGAAATTAtcaatcttctcttctctttgaTCACCTCTGTTTCCAAACCTCTCTGGGATGAATCTTGTTGGTTCCTCCCAAAGCTTAGGGTCCCTATGGATGTTCCATAAGTTCACTAATAACATGGTGCCTCTGGGCACGTGATACCCAAGAACATTGCAATCACTTGATGATTCATGCGGTAATAAAAGTGGGGCTGGTGGAAACAACCTCAATGTCTCATTGACAATTGCTTGTAGGTAATTCAGGTTCGGTAGGTCGTGTTCGGTGATGAGGCGGTCTTGCTCGATGTTGGCCTCAATCTCGACTTGAGCTTTCTTCAATGTATCTGGATTGTTGATGAGAAGAGACATTGCCCACTCTAGGGTAGCTGATGTAGTGTCCGTGCCAGCACCAAATAATGCCTATATAAACAAAAATTGGACATAGTTATGTAAAATTCCAAAATGTAAAAGTAGAATAAAACACAATATGACGTTCACAAATAGTAAAAGCTTTGTACTATACTGAatcattcacaattttttttagagttgTAATTAGTGTCCCAATCTCTTGGTAAAACCTATGTAATCATCGGAAAGGTTACAAGCGGAAAGGTTACAAGTGAGATTAATCTTTATTAAGATTAGAATTCTGAAGAATTTCTCACTTGTTTTATGGGCAAATTAACCCCTTGATATTTGACTTTTAAGATAGTTTGTCACAACGATCAATTGGCATATAGAATCACGTGTTCAACACTCTCACCGTAATGTGAGTTACTCATGATTCTGAACCTATAAAAGGACTTTTAGAAGATCATATCCTTGTTTATTAGTCTGAAATGACCTAATTACATTAAGACATTTAGGCCCTTAGCTATAGCTAGAACTTGCTATCAATTTGTTCTGCTTGCCTGTAAATTGCCAGCCAACGATGAAATGCCTGCACCTTCCAAAtgatatatatcaaaattccaaaatgAATCCCACGTCTGAACTGTCCTCGGCAGAAGTGAACAGTCAAAAGCTTCCGTCAATCGACTTCACGGTTAAAACTAAAGCTAAAATACACGCAATAGCTTGTCTTATTTAATATGCAGCATGCCTTATCTAGAACAGTCAAGCGATAGGTGACGTGAAGTAGCTAATCGAGGAAATGAAGATAAACTAGATAAACACTAATAAATTCCACGAATGAAAGGACAAAAGCAAGCATTGGTACCAAGATGACACCCTTGATAGTTTGGTCAGTATAAAATTCTGGTTCCTTCTCTTGCAAGGATAGCACAACATCAATCAATGTCCTCGTATTCCTTTCCTTCCCGGTCGACTCCTTTCTCATTCCTCTAATTTCATCAATCAAGTTCTGGCAAAACCCGTCCAATTTCCTCTTCAACCCTATCATCCTCTTCTCAACGCCCTGAAAATCAACCCACTGAAAGATTGGTAAATAATCACCTAAATTTGCACTCCCGTTAAGCTCCAAGGCCTCTTGCATGATGCCGCGGAATTCTGCAGCTTCTTCGCCGGTGGGGTCCTTGCCGTAGTACCTCTTTCCTACGATCGTTCTCATCACAATGTTAAACGCAAGCTCTCTGAATTTCGATCTCATTTCAACCTTCTTCCACCATTGGTTCGATTCATGAAATAGTCCTTTTAGCAGCAACCTCGCTTCATCGTGCCTGTCAACAGTGATGTACATTGTGAATATCCGTATATATCTGATAAGCCAACTACATAAACACCACCATGAATTGAACTCTTCAACCTTTGCATACAAACCGACAAAGCAAAAACAAATTATAACCATGTGGTTTAGTATGTGTCCAATTCTTCTCGTAATTAATTCGAAGAGAAACATCTAATAGTTTCATGCCAtatgaaaaataacaaaatgatCCCCTAAAAGCTTGCGTGGGTATCATATCTTAAACATTCCTGGATACAATAACGAAATTTGTATGTTTGATAGTCGGCGAGATGCTCTTTCTATTTGTTTTCCCAAAAGCCTTAAAGTTTGTCATACCTAACATCTGATAACATGGCTATGCGGGTTGAGGAGAGCATTTCCAATGTCATGAGACGCCGGAGATTGCGCCAGTGATCACCATACGAGATGAATCCTATGGTGGTGGAGTTGTAGTTGAGGTGTTTCCCGGCAAGAGTGTCTGGCCGGTTGGCGAAAATAATGTCGTTTCTCGTGAAACATTCCTCAGCCACGGATGGGTTGGAGGTCACAAGGACTTTACGCACGCCGAATTTAAGCAACAGGACATCGCCGTATCTCTCCGTGAGACTCTGTAGGGTTCGGTGAACCGGCTCTTTAAGCAGATGGAGATGACCTAAGATAGGAAGACCAGGAGGACTTGGTGGAAGCCGGTTCTTGTTTCTAGGGTTCGCCTGCTTTTGGATGATTACTTTCCAGATGACGAGAAGGGAAACAGGAAAGAAAACGAAGAGCACCACTTTGAAACTAAACTCCTCCATGATGTCCTTTGGATGCGCTCTATTACCACAACCTCATAAATAGAATTCGTCATACATTTGTGTTTATTGTAGCTGTTGCCGGGTAGCATTTTTGTGGAGTAAAATAGTCGACACTAATTGTACTATGAACACGTGTTATTACAAGAAAGAAACAACACCATATTCATTACACACTTAGGACACTCTCTGACCCACTCTCTCCACCAGCACCACACATGCACACATCACTCTGCACTCACCAATCACAACACATTACTCTACAAGCCAATcgttcttttcttctcttcaagCGTGCAACGACAAACCAGACCACTCTTGCCTATTCGTCGGCTATTTCCCAGCGACTTAGCACAAAAGAAGTGCTCCATAAGAGATCAACATGGCCTTCTCCTCAATCACAAATGGTTGTTACTAGGATATCAGTTTTTGGGATACTATGAGAATATCAGTGTATTGTGAGCCATAAATTCTTGATAGAGTGGAtcccataataatttattatcatttatgatttattttttatattctagCATAGATGGTTATTTTCATAATACATTATAAACTGTTATGCAATCATTTCTCCCATTACAAATTTTGCCGactttttcaaatgatttttatcctCTCATTTTCCCTTGACACGAAGAAACTTTGAACACCACAAGCTACAGCTACCATTGTAGATATTAGTCATAGAAAAGTCAACATAAATGGCGAGAGAGGCTGTGCTTTCCACAATTTCGGCCAATTGATTTCACATTCGCTGGTGATAGTCATTGGCGCTCGTCAGGATATCCATATATATACGAACATTTCAAAGAGTCGAACCGAACTCAGCCGACTAGGTCAAAAGACATGAATGCTACAGAAGACATCATTCTAGTGTTTCACCAGACCATTGATTTGTTGTTCGAGACCAAACCCTTTGTGATGAAAGGTAGAACATGTATAGGTAAGAGGTAAAGTActtttctagtattttttttgtCCTCTAATTGTCCATGTCATGGTTATTTTTCTGGGAAAGGAGGacttcaaatttcttttatgaGCATATGCCATGACAAGAAAAGTCCTATAACCTTTTCATTTGGAGTCGATCGCAGCGTTCCCGTCGGTGTGTAAGTCAGAGGATCCACGTCTCCTTGTATAGTGAACTCTTTATAGCGTCGATACATCAAATAAAAGTCCATAAAAATCAAAAGGTAGAAAAATTCCTAACGATGTCAATGTGTTTTCATTCATGTTCTCCGGTAGCGAATAACCTGAGCGGATCGCAGCTCCGGTGCTTGATATGCATGTGACAGATCATGTATTCGAATCACAGTACTTATCATACAAAATGACATTAGGAATCCTGCCCGTCATTTTATAGATAGAGCCTTGACAACTTCCGCGCCTACGTAGGGATCAATACAAGTAGATGTTCGGGGATTCCTCATGttgtaataaagaaaaaagaatttgtcAAGGGTACAACTACTCCACGCTTTATACATGGAAAGCTCAAGAACACCAGATGCACATCCTTTCATTCAACTGAACGGAATGggcaaaaaaatattgattcGAGAATATATAGATTCAAAATTATTACAACAACAAATGTGCCCATATTTGGCGAGAagaaattgtccaatcaatccTCAACCTAATATAAGAatgcaaatttagtcataaactttcaaattttgcCAATTTGTCATAagcatttgcccaaaattccaaTGTAATTTTTTAGGCCAATTTTCACTGGAATCTCTGATGTTGAGAAAGTGTCAACATAGAGGTGTGCCAAATAAGGCAATCAGCAATGACTAGACCGCTAGATCAgtgattttgatgaaaattgaccTAAAGCACTACATTGAAATCTCAGataaagatttaggactaaactaacaaaattgaaatgtctATAAATAAATGTTCAtccgtacaataggtttatgattgattagttaattttccctatttgATGGCTTTCACAAAATAGAATAGTAAGTGAAATATTAGTAAAAacgtgataaaaaataaaaatgagttcataaaaaaaatattgaaattaagaagaaattggGCATTAGAATAGTCGTAGTAAAGGATTAGATAGTCAATTATATGAGAGACCATTCCttaaatctctccctctctattgTCATACTTCGCAAAATCCTTTTATTAATGAGGGCAATTTTGCTATCTTCAAACTATGGAAGGACGTTTCTCACTAACTTTGCATGACTTGGTaaaatctctcttcttttttcatttctgtAATTGCATTTTGTTAAGATGGGGCATTTGATAAACAACTACATGGTGAAATATTACAATTTTGAATGCACTCACTGCTCTCATGATATGCACAATCAatactttgaaaattgaatattttctaatttagtatGCTTAACATGCACTTTGAGAAAACTCGTTAGCAAAATTCATTTATATTGAGAAGGGCAACAGAAATTAGTTAAGGTCAATCGAACAAATCTATTTTGATAATCAATCGCTTCATCATCGGTCATCAAATTTTCGAAGGGGAAAAAACATCATACAACACCTCTTTATCTCTCCATGTAACAaaagaaacccaaaaagaaaaaaattagttttgacaTCAAAAATACTCAGTAAAACTTTATAATATGACACcagtcaaaaaattaaatcataattttAAAGTAAACTGAATTTCTAGCACTTCAAATCCAGCATAATTTCTTAAATGTTTAGTACCTTCCAAActttaacttttctatttcttatttctggTAAGTCAGTCTTTCTTgttttaccaaacaaaaaatctaaattcaTTTTCCGAAGTAgactaaaatttaataaataaataaactagaCGAAAACGCTTAGACTACCTATTAGTTTGGcaacattaaatgaaaattttttttttttttttttaatgaaactacatgttaattattttctccTTAAAATGTCATGAATTGGCATAGTTTTATCAGATCAAATTTACACGATTACACTTCTCTTGGTTAGGTGGGAGTGGGAGTTTCCATGGAGGGATTCAATGAAGAAGTGGGGCCCTCAGAGTACAAGAGAGAAAGTATGCATCTCCAACCTAATCTATGCACAGAAGCCTCGGATTGCATGAGTGCTTGAGACTCATCCCCCAAATCACACCTCAATGTCACTCCCATCTTGCATTTTGTTGAATTCTTGGTAAATTTGTGGAAGTAGGTAAAATCGGGATAACTTTACCATGTAAATTTACTACTATATTAAGAAGATCttaaccctttcatttttacgCTAACAACAAACCATAAAGATGTATAAACTAAATAAGGTTCACattcaatctttcttttttctatacTTGTAATTGGGATTATTATACGATACCTAATTTGTATTATCCATTTAatttacataaatcattttcatcaCCACTGATTGggtaattatattttgaataatTGATCGACTATTCATGTCTATTTGATATATGTAAGTTGTGTAAAAAGACAAGCttagttaaaattttatttttcttctcctccctaGGTTTTtgtcctcctttctctctcctaacCTCCAActacaaactctctctctctctctctctctctctctctctctctctctctctctcattgttcAATCTGAAACAGTAAGTTCTCCATACATGGCTTAGGTAGATAGATCTTTCAAGATGTACAGTCTCATATGTGCATGCACATTACATGAGTCACCTGTCTTGTTGTCTTCTTAAATTGGAACTGGTTTGCAAATTTGCATGCTTTAGCCCTccgtaattatttttttcatcatcttgcttctcttctatttttttttttttttgcattactTGATCAGGTTCGAAGGAGATCGAAGAATGATCATCGACTTGGATACCGCGTGCTTCGACCGGAGCGCCATCGCCGTACCAGAAGGTCCAGATGTCATGTTGCATCAAACCCGGGATCATCCTCATGGTTATCATTATCACCATCAAATGCGAGAGAATGTTCCAGCTGATTTCGCCGACGAAAATATCTTCACCTGCAACACCAACAACAATCACATGACGGTAGAAGAAGCCATTGATGGAGATCCCAGCAATACTGGTAATCAACCTGGACTACTGCAAGATATGTTCCAACAACTTGTCGCCGACCATGCACAAAACCAGAACGGCATCACCGCCCAAAATTCGAGCAATGAAGTCCCCCCGATGCCGCCTCCAGATCACCTAGGcttcttccatctcttccaCTTGGCCAGATCCTCGTCATCCCCCTCGCCACCATCGCCTTCGTCCTCCTTGCTCCCGAAACCACCACTCTCATACGCAAACCCTAACGCATCCCCAACATCGTCGGTGCTGTATGACCCGCTCTTCCACCTGAGGAACTTGCAACCTCAGCCTCCGCTGATGGGAGAACTATCGTTCCCGTACGTGGGCTTGCCCAACGAGGCTGACAGAGGGGAAATCGTCATTGATGGAGAAGGAGGGACGACGGcggcgatgatgatgatgtatgggGAGGATGAAGGGGTGTTGGAGATGATGGAGGGTGGCAATAGGGTTAAGATTGGCAAGAGGAGGGGAGGGAATAAGTTGACCAAGCACTTTGCTGCTGAGAGAGACAGGAGGACTCAGTTGAATGAGAAGTATGTGGCTTTGAGGAACTTGATCCCCAACCCCACCAAGGTAATGCATCTACTGATCGCATATTTGCTTTTCAAAACCTTTTATTAATGATTGAAACTACATATGTAATTTACATATATGAGTATATggccaaaaaaatgaatttaactAGCTTAATCAAGCGTGCTGATTTTCATGGATGAACCCTCATTCCAAAAGCTTTAATTCATTGATGAATGGAGATGATCTTTTCTTCTACCAGTTTTATAGTCTTCTTTCTCTAGCCCCTGCCCTTTTTCATAAATCACAGAGTCTTATTCGTTTCGATTTTATAACTTATAGCTGCAAGAAatgcctttccttttcttcttctctcttcataAATGAGAGCTTTGCGATATACATTCCTAGGCGTTAGTTAAGACCAAAGACATTGATTTCCCTTGTAGCAATCATCATCGAATCGTATTATCTCATCTTATTGTATAGCACTAATTGAGTGATCAGGAAGCTTAGACTTACTCTTACCCATAAATGCATGCGTAATCTTTGTTTCAGATGATTGCTGAGTAATGCTAGGTGTAGCTCCTTTAGGTCCTTCATAAACAGGACCTTCACGATATGCTTTAATCGCCAGTTAAAATCGACGATATTTGTTTTCTTGTCGTAGCTAGTAATTGTAATCAGCTGTATACACATACATATTCGTCATCTTTCTATGTAACACTGCTTATGGGGCTCAGCATTTTTCCTGGCGATACATATGCTTTGTTGCGAATGATCTTTGTTGACTAATTTCAGGCTTATTTAGACTGATTTACACATTTGGTATACGCCGGATACTGATGGAACAAGCTGCAAATTGGCATAATAAGACATTCAACACCTGCTAAGAGTCTATATAGCAGTTCTCAGTAAAACTGATTTATCTT
Protein-coding regions in this window:
- the LOC104447700 gene encoding cytochrome P450 81Q32 — its product is MEEFSFKVVLFVFFPVSLLVIWKVIIQKQANPRNKNRLPPSPPGLPILGHLHLLKEPVHRTLQSLTERYGDVLLLKFGVRKVLVTSNPSVAEECFTRNDIIFANRPDTLAGKHLNYNSTTIGFISYGDHWRNLRRLMTLEMLSSTRIAMLSDVRHDEARLLLKGLFHESNQWWKKVEMRSKFRELAFNIVMRTIVGKRYYGKDPTGEEAAEFRGIMQEALELNGSANLGDYLPIFQWVDFQGVEKRMIGLKRKLDGFCQNLIDEIRGMRKESTGKERNTRTLIDVVLSLQEKEPEFYTDQTIKGVILALFGAGTDTTSATLEWAMSLLINNPDTLKKAQVEIEANIEQDRLITEHDLPNLNYLQAIVNETLRLFPPAPLLLPHESSSDCNVLGYHVPRGTMLLVNLWNIHRDPKLWEEPTRFIPERFGNRGDQREEKIDNFKFLPFGAGRRACPGANMARRVIELGLGALIQCFEWKRDGEEEIDMNEGRGLLMPKMDPLEVLYKPRESMIHLL
- the LOC120294102 gene encoding transcription factor bHLH91-like, translated to MIIDLDTACFDRSAIAVPEGPDVMLHQTRDHPHGYHYHHQMRENVPADFADENIFTCNTNNNHMTVEEAIDGDPSNTGNQPGLLQDMFQQLVADHAQNQNGITAQNSSNEVPPMPPPDHLGFFHLFHLARSSSSPSPPSPSSSLLPKPPLSYANPNASPTSSVLYDPLFHLRNLQPQPPLMGELSFPYVGLPNEADRGEIVIDGEGGTTAAMMMMYGEDEGVLEMMEGGNRVKIGKRRGGNKLTKHFAAERDRRTQLNEKYVALRNLIPNPTKFDRASIVGDATEYIKELLILVKELNLILERKRWGRERKCKRRRVAIEEEEEEAEEAVDGESSITTVTPPGDLADWSFNGTLRSSCIQRKSKVTEVDVRIVNDEVMIKLVQRKKINCLLHVTRVLDELQLDLHHVSGGHIGEHYSFLLNSKICEGSTVYASMIASKVIDIVDRQYYAATPPPSSCSY